TCTCATCTACACATTTGGCGTGGGTTGATCACGGTAAAATGGGTGGTATGGACTATGCAGTAGATCGTTACTTTAATGCATATGAAACGCTAATGCATTTAGAAACAGACAACCAGGAAGAAATAAAAGATCATATTGATGGAAAGCAGGTGAAATAATGGAACTGGATGAATTTTTTGTCACAGGTGAGCCACTGATATACGGCGGTATGGTAGCAATTGTTCTTGTATCATCGGCGATCATCTTCATCCTGACTTATTTCAAAAAATGGACGTGGCTATGGCGTGATTGGCTAACGACCGTTGATCATAAGAAAATAGGAATTATGTATATCTTAAGTGCGCTTGCCATGTTATTCCGTGGCGGTATGGATGCACTCATGATGCGTGTGCAACTTGCATTTCCGGACATGAACTTTTTGGCCGCGCAACATTACGATGAAGTTTTTACAACACATGGTACAGTCATGATTATTTTCATGGCGATGCCGTTTTTAATTGGGCTAATGAATATCGTCGTACCTCTGCAAATTGGTGCACGTGACTTCGCATTCCCGTATCTTAACGCACTTAGTTTCTGGGCGTTCTTTTTCGGGGCAATGTTATTCAATATTTCCTTTGTTATTGGAGGGTCACCTGATGCCGGCTGGACAAGTTACACACCTCTTGCTGGTGCAGCAATGAGCCCGGGACCAGGTCAGAACTTCTACTTATTAGGACTGCAGCTTGCAGGTATAGGTACACTTGCAACAGGTATTAACCTGATGGTTACAATACTAAAGCTGAGAGCACCAGGAATGAAATTATTTAAAATGCCAATTTTCTCTTGGTCAACATTAATAACTTGTTTTATCATTATCTTTGCGTTCCCTATTTTAACTGTAGCTTTAGCACTATTAACAATTGACCGTGTATTTGGTTCACAGTTCTTTACGCTGACAGGTGAAGGGTTACCAATGATGTGGGCGAACCTATTCTGGCTATGGGGTCACCCGGAAGTTTATATCGTAGTCTTGCCGGCGTTCGGTATATTCTCGGAAATTATCGCAGCCTTTGCTAAAAAACGGCTATTCGGATATACCGCAATGGTTTGGTCAATCATTATTATTGCAGGATTAAGCTTCCTTGTTTGGGTGCACCACTTCTTTACCATGGGAGCTGGAGCATTTGTTAACTCGGTATTCTCGATTTCGACCATGTTAATTGCTGTTCCAACCGGTGTTAAAATATTTAACTGGCTCGGAACGCTGCACAAATCAAAAATTGAATTTACAACACCAATGCTTTGGTCGCTCGCATTTATTCCGAGTTTCGTAATGGGTGGTGTAACTGGTGTTATGTTAGGAATGGCAGCAGCTGACTTCCAGTTCCATAACTCTTACTTCTTGGTTGCGCACTTCCATTACGTGCTAATTGCCGGTACTGTGTTCGCATGTTTTGCTGGACTTATTTACTGGTATCCAAAAATGTTTAATCATAAATTGAATGAACGGCTCGGCAAATGGAGCTTCTGGTTCTTCCTGATTGGCTTCCATGTTTGTTTCTTCCCGCAGTATTTTATCGGGTTAGACGGAATGCCACGAAGAATTTTCTATAGTGCACCGGAATGGTTTACACTTAACTTTATTTCAACGGTTGGTGCATTCGGAATGGGTGTAGGATTTGCGATTTTCGTATACAACATTTACTACAGTCTGCGCTACAGTGAACGCGAAACAGACGGCGATTCCTGGGGTGTAGGACGGACATTGGAATGGGCAACACCAACACCAGTGCCGCATTACAATTTTGCAACATTACCAGAACATCTTGGCTATGATGCTTTCATGGATATGAAAGAAAATGGCGAAACAACTTATGATAAGAAGAAACTCAAGCATATCCATATGCCAAGTAACTCTGGAAAACCAATCATCATGATGGCAATATTGAGTTTCGCAAGCTTTGCCCTCGTCTTTGAATGGGTTACACTAGCTGCAATTGGCTTATTCGGAGGAATTATCATGATGATTATCAGATCCTTTGACTATGATGAAGGCTACCATGTTGAAGTTGACGAGATAAATGAAATTGAACGCACGGCAAGGGGGTTAAATAATGAGTGAACAAGAACTTAAATCAGGACCATTAGAATACCAAACAGAAGATGGACAATTAAAAATCATTGGTTTCTGGATTTTCCTTGCTGCGGAACTTGCGTTATTCGCAACTCTATTTGCAACCTATGCCGTGTTATTTGGACGTACTGCGGACGGACCAACTCCGGGTGAACTTTTCGAGGCAAAAAGCGCGTTAATCATGACGTTCCTTCTGTTAACGAGTAGTTTCACTTGTGGAATTGCGATTCATGAAATGCGTCGCGGTTCAAAAAAAGGGTTAATCACATGGCTGATTATTACACTGATTCTTGGTCTTGCCTTCCTTGGCTTCGAGGTTGATGAATTTATCACTTACGTCCATGAAGGTGCTACTATTCAAACAAGCGCCTTCTGGTCCGGGTTCTTTATATTAACCGGAACCCATGGATTGCACGTAACATTAGGTGTTGGATGGGCAACGATGATTCTGATCCAGCTTTTCAGACGAGGAATAACGAAAGTAACAAGCCGCAAAATCTTTGTCGTTGGATTATACTGGCACTTTCTGGACGTTGTTTGGATCTTTATTTTTACAAGTGTTTATTTGATTGGGATGGTGATGTAACATGGCAGAACAATCGAAAAAAATCCCTACGCAGCATATAATCGGATTTGCATTATCAGTAATATTAACCATTATTGCTGCCTGGACTGCTCTCGGTTCAGATTTATCAACCACATGGATTATTACAGGTATTATGGTCCTTGCGGTATTGCAGGCTGCAATTCAGCTATTCATGTTCATGCATATCACAGAGAAAGGCGTTGGGAATGCCCCTTGGAATATGATATTTCATGGATTTGTGATAGTTGCGATTATTGTTGCTGGGTCATTATTTACCATGTCTTACGGATTTGGACATGATATGAATGATATGGATAACGACAATATGGACATGGAGCATATGGAACATATGGAGCAGGATAATTAAAAGACCTTTTGGTGGTGTTAGTACGTGAAACCAAACCGAAAAACAAATAATCAAGAAAACTTTTGGTGGCAAATTCGACACGTGTTTGGATTCATGTTATGTATCATCTTAACAGCCGCATCACTATGGGCAACCTTTTATTCAGGCTATGAGCCAAAACTGTTGTTCATAGCAATTGCCGTTTTGGCGTTTGTCCAGGCACTAATTCAACTATTCCAGGTTGACCTTAATAATTAAGCTGGAACCAAAAAAACCCTTTTCCTCAGATGAGGAAAAGGGTTTTTATTTATAATTAATTAAAGATGTACTTCTGATTTGGATGCTGGTGTCTTCACAGTTGCAATAATAAACATTACCCAGGCAACTTCTGCTAAGACCAAGCTAGCATAAAACATGATCCAAGTTACACTAAAGGTTCCTGGCGCAATAAAGAACTGTGCTTGAATATAATATAACCACATACCTACAAGCAAAACAGATTGGACGATCGCCATTACTTTTTTCTTCGAATGAAGGAATAGGAACGGGGTTAGTGTTGCCAATAGCATAAACATCACTATAATACCCATTTGAATCATCTCCTAAAAATAAATTAGTTCCTGTAATCGGTTTCTATATATAGTATACCAGATTATTTGTAAAAGTGACACAAAAAAGTCATAAATAATATATATTTTTTTCACAACTTCTTACCTATACCTCCATTTTTCCCTGATTAAACAACATTTTTGCTCCGTCCCCTATTTTGTATTTTATCCGATTTGTTCATTGTCAATACAAAATTTGAATATATTTTGACCCCAGATTGTATGGGTTCCTATCACACAGTTATTTCACTGCTTGCATGCCAGCGATTGACAAATGCTTTCTCAATATAATCTTGGCGATCCGCGTAGCTTTTAATTACATCACGAATTTCTTCTGGACTATACGTCACATGACGATTATTAGCAAGTGATTCGTAACCAGATCCGCGTTGCAAGTAGTCGGAAGAAGCCATAGTATACCAGGATTCGGCTTCAACCGGTACATCGCCGATTAGCATTTTGGTTATTATTTTCCCATCGTGAGTAATAGTGGCACCTGAAACATGCAATCTTCCTGCATATTTCCCTCTAAAACCAGGTCCTCTCCCATCTGCTAAACAAATCTGTGCATCGAGCGATTGTTCCAATGCAAGTAAGAGGTCCTTTCCTTTAACCTCAAAGGTGGTTGGATTCAGTGGTGATGGACAGATTTCAATTAATTTTTTATTTGATAAATTGGTAAAAATACCAGCATTGACGATACCACTGTTAATTAACCCAATATCACAATCCAGCATATCTTTTAAGCCGTCCGCAATTAAGTTGGTAATTGGATTTTCTTCGATTACATCATGCCAAAGCGGAAGGTCGATTGCGTATAGCGGCTCACTCAGCACTTCTATTGCTTTTTCTTTGTTCCGTTGCAAAATTGATACAATCCCCTGATCTATTTGGGCAGATGTGGTCGGGATGTTTGCCGAACTTAGTAATTCCACCTTATCACCTGTCACCTCAAGTTCAATAATGCCGACATACTCCCCATAACAACCGGCACTGTTCATAATTGTTTGATTGATTACTTTCACTTCTGAATAAAGCTGATGGTCGTGGGCAGAAATAATAACGTCAATACCACCAATTTCTTCTGCAATTTCCAGGTCAGCAAAGGTTCCAATGTGACTAAGCAGTATACAGATGTCATATTTCCCTTGATTCCTCATAATTTCTTCCGAAAGAGCCTGTTTATAGCAACTAATATGAACTCCAAGACCATCATTAAATTCATCCAGATTGGGAGAGGATCCAGTAATGAGAATACGAATTCCACCTTTTTCAATGATAGTACTTGGGACAACACCATTAATCCGGGATTGATCTTTTCGAAATAAATTGTTGCTGATGAATGAAAACGAACTGTTGCTGGCCATACGTTCAAGTGTATCAACACCGTTAAACATTTCATTATTTCCAATTGTTAGGGCATCATAACCAACATTCTCCAACAATTCGATTGCAGCCATCCCTTTTGTTCCCTGCAGCTCAATACTTTTGAAATCAGCGAAGTCTCCTCCATCAAGAACAAGGCTGTGTTCATCCTTATATTTTTTAATTAAAGACGCCGCTTTTGAAAAGTTTTCAAAGTTACTATGAACATCATTGGTATGTATAAGCTTTAATTTCATCGTATCCCCCATTTTTTTAAAATTATAACTATCCACATAATACCACCACTTTGTCAGAAGTTATACGACTAATTTTAATTTTTTTGGAACCATTTCCCTGCTCTTTCGTATAGTAGGTAGCATGTGTTTGATTGTATTCTTGAAAAATAAGTTCATTTTGGTAAAAAAGGGTACAACGTCTTACATACACAAAGAAGGGAGAATTCAGGATGAGAAAAATAATGGTGACAGCTTTTGCCATAGTCATGATTATGGTGCTTGCCGCCTGCGGTCAAACCGACAGCACAAATGGCAGTAAGGATGAAGCGAACAAGGAGCAGCAGCCAAAAGCAGAAAAGAAACAAGAAGAACTCACACCACAAAAGGTGATTACAAAGTCGAGTGAAGCCATGCAGGATTGGCCGGGAATCAATTATGTGACAGATGGAAAACAGACCATTACCGTTACAAAAGGTGACCAAACACAA
This Virgibacillus phasianinus DNA region includes the following protein-coding sequences:
- the qoxB gene encoding cytochrome aa3 quinol oxidase subunit I gives rise to the protein MELDEFFVTGEPLIYGGMVAIVLVSSAIIFILTYFKKWTWLWRDWLTTVDHKKIGIMYILSALAMLFRGGMDALMMRVQLAFPDMNFLAAQHYDEVFTTHGTVMIIFMAMPFLIGLMNIVVPLQIGARDFAFPYLNALSFWAFFFGAMLFNISFVIGGSPDAGWTSYTPLAGAAMSPGPGQNFYLLGLQLAGIGTLATGINLMVTILKLRAPGMKLFKMPIFSWSTLITCFIIIFAFPILTVALALLTIDRVFGSQFFTLTGEGLPMMWANLFWLWGHPEVYIVVLPAFGIFSEIIAAFAKKRLFGYTAMVWSIIIIAGLSFLVWVHHFFTMGAGAFVNSVFSISTMLIAVPTGVKIFNWLGTLHKSKIEFTTPMLWSLAFIPSFVMGGVTGVMLGMAAADFQFHNSYFLVAHFHYVLIAGTVFACFAGLIYWYPKMFNHKLNERLGKWSFWFFLIGFHVCFFPQYFIGLDGMPRRIFYSAPEWFTLNFISTVGAFGMGVGFAIFVYNIYYSLRYSERETDGDSWGVGRTLEWATPTPVPHYNFATLPEHLGYDAFMDMKENGETTYDKKKLKHIHMPSNSGKPIIMMAILSFASFALVFEWVTLAAIGLFGGIIMMIIRSFDYDEGYHVEVDEINEIERTARGLNNE
- the qoxC gene encoding cytochrome aa3 quinol oxidase subunit III, with translation MSEQELKSGPLEYQTEDGQLKIIGFWIFLAAELALFATLFATYAVLFGRTADGPTPGELFEAKSALIMTFLLLTSSFTCGIAIHEMRRGSKKGLITWLIITLILGLAFLGFEVDEFITYVHEGATIQTSAFWSGFFILTGTHGLHVTLGVGWATMILIQLFRRGITKVTSRKIFVVGLYWHFLDVVWIFIFTSVYLIGMVM
- a CDS encoding cytochrome C oxidase subunit IV family protein; amino-acid sequence: MAEQSKKIPTQHIIGFALSVILTIIAAWTALGSDLSTTWIITGIMVLAVLQAAIQLFMFMHITEKGVGNAPWNMIFHGFVIVAIIVAGSLFTMSYGFGHDMNDMDNDNMDMEHMEHMEQDN
- a CDS encoding bifunctional metallophosphatase/5'-nucleotidase, with the translated sequence MKLKLIHTNDVHSNFENFSKAASLIKKYKDEHSLVLDGGDFADFKSIELQGTKGMAAIELLENVGYDALTIGNNEMFNGVDTLERMASNSSFSFISNNLFRKDQSRINGVVPSTIIEKGGIRILITGSSPNLDEFNDGLGVHISCYKQALSEEIMRNQGKYDICILLSHIGTFADLEIAEEIGGIDVIISAHDHQLYSEVKVINQTIMNSAGCYGEYVGIIELEVTGDKVELLSSANIPTTSAQIDQGIVSILQRNKEKAIEVLSEPLYAIDLPLWHDVIEENPITNLIADGLKDMLDCDIGLINSGIVNAGIFTNLSNKKLIEICPSPLNPTTFEVKGKDLLLALEQSLDAQICLADGRGPGFRGKYAGRLHVSGATITHDGKIITKMLIGDVPVEAESWYTMASSDYLQRGSGYESLANNRHVTYSPEEIRDVIKSYADRQDYIEKAFVNRWHASSEITV